The following coding sequences lie in one Porphyromonas asaccharolytica DSM 20707 genomic window:
- a CDS encoding endonuclease MutS2, with the protein MPSDITYPSDYLDKVGYYDLLDLIALECHSSMGREMVGALTASTRPDAIRHRLERVREMRHLLSVTMELPTRRVADLRPTLGTLRAEGSYLTEEELAQVAQAIVSYEAWSRLLTKVQDNGAGEVSPLYPSLSRLVVGSEGLQEIAQTILRKLDPHGRLVDNASPRLAELRLALQREERAIAKLMRGLLTAAQAAGYVEEDAQATMRSGRPVLPVTAMHKRQIPGIVHDESATGKTLYIEPLEVVEANNRIRELESEEHREVIEILRQLTAPIRERRETLSQLYLSMGRIDAVCAIARFADEMHCSIPEVRNKPTIQWYQAVNPILQHTLSQEGKSVVPQDILLRYPNERILVISGPNAGGKSVCLKTVGLLQYMLQSGIPIPVHPDSVAGVFKHLAIEIGDNQSMEDDLSTYSSHLKHMRAMSAACGANSLLLIDEFGAGTEPELGGAIAEGLLALFNEQRAWGVITTHYRNLKEYATTHKGIVNGAMLYDQKEMKPLYELSIGQPGSSFALEIARQQGLPRQVLEYATALVGEEVIQSERYVQDIVRDKQYWQRKRTEIEHREQKLERLLADYEARLSKLKEQRQDLLTQAQQEAAQLLDQSRAQIERTIREIKESQAERQQTKEARQALSAYSEQLAQAETVEQTGSVERELERLKRRKERKERKRKQGDSPERGAQSQSPVKLSMPQPPKEGDEVRVTTMNVVGVLSELSDNSATVVVNGRIRITCKPNEIVRLGSERKEEQAQATAQPARTTNVVEHLHERRLDFSDRLDVRGMRAAEAIQAVQYFLDDAISLGFNRVEILHGTGTGALRVSIRELLDHYPGVSHYHDEDVRFGGAGITIVHLQE; encoded by the coding sequence ATGCCTAGCGATATAACCTATCCCTCGGACTATTTAGATAAAGTAGGCTACTACGACCTACTAGATCTGATCGCCTTGGAGTGTCACAGCTCTATGGGGCGGGAGATGGTGGGTGCGCTGACCGCCTCGACCCGTCCTGATGCTATCCGTCATCGTCTGGAGCGTGTGCGGGAGATGAGACACTTGCTGAGCGTTACGATGGAGCTACCCACACGACGTGTCGCTGACCTGCGGCCTACGCTCGGCACGCTACGTGCTGAGGGAAGCTATCTGACGGAGGAGGAGCTGGCGCAGGTGGCTCAGGCGATCGTGAGCTATGAGGCGTGGTCGAGGCTTCTGACAAAAGTGCAGGACAATGGAGCGGGAGAGGTCTCACCGCTCTATCCCAGTCTGTCTCGCCTTGTGGTGGGTAGTGAGGGTCTGCAGGAGATAGCGCAAACGATCTTGCGCAAGCTGGATCCGCATGGACGACTGGTGGACAACGCTTCGCCACGTCTTGCTGAGCTACGACTAGCCCTCCAGCGTGAGGAGCGTGCCATTGCGAAGTTGATGCGAGGCCTGCTCACGGCGGCGCAGGCTGCTGGCTATGTCGAGGAGGATGCGCAGGCGACGATGCGCTCGGGACGTCCCGTACTGCCTGTGACCGCCATGCACAAGCGTCAGATACCAGGGATCGTTCACGACGAGAGTGCCACAGGCAAGACACTATATATAGAGCCGCTCGAGGTGGTCGAGGCAAACAACCGCATCCGTGAACTGGAGAGCGAGGAGCATCGTGAGGTGATCGAGATCTTGCGTCAGCTTACGGCACCTATTCGGGAGCGCCGTGAGACGTTGTCCCAGCTTTACCTCTCGATGGGGCGCATCGATGCGGTTTGTGCGATAGCACGCTTTGCCGATGAGATGCACTGCTCTATCCCTGAGGTGCGCAACAAGCCAACCATTCAGTGGTACCAAGCGGTTAACCCGATACTTCAGCACACCCTTAGCCAAGAGGGCAAGAGCGTCGTGCCGCAAGACATCTTACTACGCTATCCCAACGAACGTATCCTCGTCATCTCGGGCCCTAATGCTGGCGGTAAGTCGGTCTGTCTCAAGACGGTCGGACTCCTTCAGTACATGCTGCAGAGTGGCATCCCGATCCCCGTACACCCTGACTCGGTGGCGGGTGTCTTCAAGCACCTAGCGATAGAGATCGGCGACAATCAGTCTATGGAGGATGATCTGAGTACCTACTCCTCGCACTTGAAGCATATGCGGGCTATGTCGGCTGCTTGTGGAGCTAATAGTTTGCTTCTGATAGATGAGTTTGGAGCAGGTACGGAGCCGGAGCTGGGTGGAGCCATAGCGGAGGGGCTTTTGGCACTCTTTAATGAGCAGCGGGCGTGGGGCGTCATCACGACACACTATCGCAATCTCAAGGAGTATGCGACTACGCATAAGGGCATCGTCAACGGTGCTATGCTCTACGATCAGAAGGAGATGAAGCCGCTCTACGAGCTTTCCATCGGTCAGCCAGGTAGCTCTTTTGCCCTCGAGATAGCACGTCAGCAAGGGCTGCCGCGCCAAGTGCTAGAGTACGCCACCGCACTGGTTGGCGAGGAGGTGATCCAGAGCGAGCGTTACGTGCAGGACATCGTACGCGACAAGCAGTACTGGCAGCGCAAGCGTACCGAGATAGAGCATCGTGAGCAGAAGCTCGAGCGTCTCCTTGCAGACTACGAGGCGCGTCTGTCGAAGCTTAAAGAGCAGCGTCAGGATCTCCTAACGCAAGCACAGCAAGAGGCGGCTCAACTACTGGATCAGAGCCGTGCTCAGATCGAGCGCACGATCCGTGAGATCAAGGAGAGCCAAGCGGAGCGTCAGCAGACGAAGGAGGCTCGCCAAGCACTCAGCGCCTACAGCGAGCAGCTGGCGCAGGCTGAGACGGTAGAGCAGACGGGCAGTGTGGAGCGTGAGCTGGAGCGACTCAAGCGTCGCAAGGAGCGTAAGGAGCGCAAGCGCAAGCAAGGCGACTCCCCAGAGCGTGGTGCGCAAAGTCAGTCGCCGGTAAAACTCTCTATGCCACAGCCTCCCAAGGAGGGTGACGAGGTGCGGGTCACGACGATGAATGTGGTGGGCGTCCTCTCTGAACTCTCGGACAATAGTGCCACGGTGGTGGTCAATGGTCGCATACGTATCACCTGCAAGCCTAATGAGATCGTACGGCTCGGCAGTGAGCGTAAGGAGGAGCAGGCGCAGGCCACTGCGCAACCGGCTCGTACGACCAATGTGGTGGAGCATCTGCATGAGCGTCGGCTAGACTTCTCCGACCGACTCGATGTGCGGGGTATGCGAGCCGCTGAGGCGATCCAAGCGGTTCAGTACTTCCTCGACGATGCGATCAGTCTAGGCTTTAACCGTGTGGAGATACTGCACGGCACGGGAACGGGTGCGCTGCGAGTCTCTATCCGTGAACTGCTCGATCACTACCCTGGGGTCAGTCATTATCATGATGAAGATGTGCGGTTTGGCGGTGCAGGCATTACGATCGTTCATCTGCAAGAGTAG